Proteins from a genomic interval of Bacillota bacterium:
- the rpsP gene encoding 30S ribosomal protein S16, whose amino-acid sequence MAVKIRLKRMGAKKAPFYRVVVADSRSPRDGRFIEEIGYYNPAAEPAVLNVNEEKALEWLSKGAQPSDTVRGLLSRVGVMKRLHEARTAKK is encoded by the coding sequence GTGGCAGTCAAGATCCGGCTGAAGAGGATGGGAGCGAAGAAGGCGCCGTTCTACAGGGTGGTCGTAGCGGATTCCCGCTCCCCGAGGGACGGGAGGTTCATTGAGGAGATCGGGTACTACAACCCGGCCGCCGAGCCCGCAGTATTGAACGTCAATGAGGAGAAGGCCCTGGAGTGGCTGAGTAAGGGCGCGCAGCCGTCGGACACGGTGAGGGGACTCCTCTCCAGGGTCGGCGTGATGAAGAGGCTGCACGAGGCCAGGACGGCGAAGAAGTAA
- the rimM gene encoding 16S rRNA processing protein RimM: MGDLRVEALTDFPERFERGAGVWAQPRGDGAPLARHTVERVTRGKRHLLVKLSGVDSRAAAQALAGGYLKIGRDELRPLPEGSFYVFEIIGLDVLTGDGRALGRVSDVLKTGANDVYVVKPPHGGRDVLIPALKAVVKRVDLETRTMIVELPEGLVEAGAKQE; the protein is encoded by the coding sequence ATGGGCGACCTGAGAGTCGAGGCGCTGACGGACTTCCCGGAACGGTTTGAGCGCGGGGCCGGGGTGTGGGCGCAGCCCCGCGGGGACGGGGCGCCCCTGGCGAGGCACACCGTGGAGCGGGTGACGCGGGGAAAGCGCCACCTCCTCGTGAAGCTGTCAGGCGTCGATTCGAGGGCGGCGGCGCAGGCGCTCGCCGGTGGATACCTCAAGATCGGTCGCGACGAGCTCAGGCCGCTGCCCGAAGGGTCGTTCTATGTGTTCGAGATAATCGGCCTGGACGTTCTGACAGGGGACGGGCGGGCGCTGGGCCGCGTGTCGGACGTTCTCAAGACCGGAGCGAATGACGTCTATGTCGTGAAGCCTCCCCACGGGGGCAGGGACGTCCTGATCCCCGCCTTGAAGGCGGTGGTCAAGCGCGTAGACCTCGAGACGCGGACGATGATCGTGGAACTCCCCGAGGGGCTGGTCGAGGCGGGTGCGAAACAGGAATGA
- the trmD gene encoding tRNA (guanosine(37)-N1)-methyltransferase TrmD: MKIDVLTLFPEMFSGPLDASIIKRARDNGLVDVRVTNIREYAPGKHKVTDDYPYGGGSGMVMKPEPVYAALEAVIGNRDCKPWVVLMTPQGEVFNQSVAERLSRLSWFVLVCGHYEGVDERIRYTVDQEISIGDYVLTGGELPALVVIDAVCRLIRGVLGDEESALADSFASGILEGPQYTRPREFRGMRVPDVLLSGDHEKVRRWRRKEALRRTLVRRRDLVRRELLTAEDIELLEEIESEIASGADE, from the coding sequence ATGAAGATCGACGTCCTCACGCTTTTCCCCGAGATGTTCTCTGGTCCGCTGGACGCGAGTATCATCAAGCGCGCGCGGGACAACGGGCTGGTGGATGTCCGGGTGACGAACATCCGGGAATACGCCCCGGGAAAGCACAAGGTCACCGACGACTACCCGTACGGGGGCGGCTCGGGGATGGTCATGAAGCCCGAGCCCGTGTACGCGGCGCTCGAGGCCGTGATCGGGAATCGGGACTGCAAGCCCTGGGTGGTACTGATGACCCCGCAGGGCGAGGTTTTCAACCAGTCCGTGGCGGAACGACTTTCGAGGCTGAGCTGGTTCGTGCTCGTCTGCGGGCACTACGAGGGCGTGGACGAGAGGATCAGGTACACGGTCGACCAGGAGATATCCATCGGCGACTACGTCCTCACAGGGGGTGAACTCCCCGCACTGGTCGTCATAGACGCAGTCTGCAGGCTCATCCGCGGGGTTCTGGGGGACGAGGAGTCCGCCCTCGCCGATTCGTTCGCGTCGGGCATCCTCGAGGGACCGCAGTATACGAGGCCGCGCGAGTTCCGCGGGATGCGCGTGCCGGACGTTCTCCTTTCGGGCGATCACGAGAAAGTGCGCAGGTGGAGACGGAAGGAGGCGCTCCGGCGTACCCTGGTACGGCGGAGGGACCTCGTGAGGCGCGAATTGCTCACCGCAGAGGACATTGAGTTGCTTGAAGAAATTGAATCCGAAATCGCATCGGGGGCCGACGAATAG
- a CDS encoding KH domain-containing protein, which produces MRDLVEVLTRALVDHPEQVDVKEVESESSVVVEVRVAPDDVGKIIGRQGRIARAIRTVVKAVAARDGKRASVEILS; this is translated from the coding sequence ATGAGGGATCTGGTCGAGGTTCTCACCAGGGCGCTCGTCGACCACCCAGAGCAGGTGGACGTGAAAGAGGTGGAGAGCGAGTCGTCCGTAGTGGTCGAGGTCAGGGTGGCTCCGGATGACGTGGGGAAGATAATCGGCAGACAGGGCCGCATAGCCAGGGCTATCCGGACTGTGGTGAAGGCCGTCGCCGCGCGGGACGGGAAAAGGGCCTCGGTGGAGATATTGTCGTGA
- the ffh gene encoding signal recognition particle protein produces MVFEGLSSKIQETLRKLRGKGRLSESDVVEALREIRLALLEADVNFKVVKEFIAKVKERAVGQEVMGSLSPAQQVVKIVHEEMTSLMGEANLRLALSPKPPTVIMLVGLQGSGKTTTAAKLGLHLKKQGRHPMLVAADVYRPAAVKQLQVVGQQARIPVYAALEGARPLDIVMAGLEKAAGLMCDTVIIDTAGRLQVDENMMRELDEIRAAVNPDEVLLVADAMTGQEAVNVASTFHSRLSLGGAILTKLDSDTRGGAALSIRAATGVPIKFAGVGEKLDALEPFHPDRMASRILGMGDILTLIEKAGEALDLEKARELERKVRRAEFGLEEFLEQLKSVRKMGPLEQVLGMIPGLGAQVKKAMPAGADEKELKRVEAIINSMTREERRNPAVIDAGRRRRIAAGSGTAVQDVNRVLKQFEQARVLVRQLQGIEKGKGGGKFPLGPLGPFGR; encoded by the coding sequence GTGGTTTTTGAGGGACTATCCAGCAAGATACAGGAGACGCTGAGGAAGCTCAGGGGCAAAGGCCGCCTGAGTGAGTCGGACGTCGTCGAGGCCTTGAGGGAGATACGATTGGCGCTTCTCGAGGCCGACGTCAACTTCAAAGTCGTCAAGGAGTTCATCGCGAAGGTCAAGGAACGCGCGGTGGGGCAGGAGGTAATGGGGAGCCTGAGCCCCGCCCAACAGGTCGTCAAGATCGTCCACGAGGAGATGACCTCGCTGATGGGTGAGGCGAACCTGCGACTTGCCCTCTCTCCCAAGCCGCCCACCGTGATCATGCTTGTAGGACTGCAGGGCTCCGGAAAGACGACCACTGCAGCTAAGCTGGGCCTGCACCTCAAGAAGCAGGGCAGGCACCCCATGCTGGTTGCCGCCGACGTGTACCGTCCCGCAGCCGTGAAACAGCTCCAGGTGGTGGGGCAACAGGCGAGAATACCGGTGTACGCGGCCCTCGAGGGCGCCAGGCCGCTCGATATCGTCATGGCTGGCCTCGAGAAGGCCGCCGGCCTGATGTGCGACACGGTAATCATCGACACCGCGGGGAGACTTCAGGTAGATGAGAACATGATGCGCGAGCTCGATGAGATCAGGGCGGCTGTCAACCCCGACGAGGTACTGCTCGTGGCGGACGCCATGACCGGACAGGAGGCAGTCAACGTGGCCTCCACGTTTCATAGCAGGCTGTCCCTTGGCGGGGCGATCCTGACAAAGCTCGACAGCGACACGCGTGGCGGGGCCGCGCTATCTATACGCGCGGCGACGGGAGTGCCCATCAAGTTCGCCGGCGTCGGCGAGAAGCTGGACGCCCTCGAACCATTCCACCCCGACCGCATGGCATCCAGAATTCTCGGCATGGGGGATATCCTGACCCTCATAGAGAAGGCGGGGGAGGCCCTCGATCTGGAGAAGGCGAGGGAACTGGAGCGAAAGGTGCGCCGCGCGGAGTTCGGGCTGGAGGAGTTCCTGGAGCAGCTGAAGAGCGTCCGAAAGATGGGTCCGCTCGAGCAGGTACTCGGGATGATCCCGGGCCTCGGCGCGCAGGTAAAGAAGGCGATGCCGGCGGGCGCCGATGAGAAGGAACTTAAAAGGGTCGAGGCCATCATCAATTCGATGACGCGAGAGGAAAGGCGTAATCCGGCGGTCATAGACGCCGGCCGGAGAAGGCGAATCGCAGCCGGGAGCGGCACGGCCGTTCAGGACGTTAACAGGGTTTTGAAACAGTTTGAACAGGCAAGGGTGCTCGTCAGGCAGTTGCAGGGTATCGAGAAGGGCAAGGGTGGTGGGAAGTTTCCGCTCGGCCCCCTTGGACCTTTTGGCAGATAA
- the rplS gene encoding 50S ribosomal protein L19: protein MNVIELLEQQQLKKDVPAFLPGDVVRVHVKVVEGGRERLQAFEGTVIGRSGCGVREMFTVRRVSYGVGVERTFPIHSPRIDRIELVRRGRVRRAKLYYLRGLRGKAARIKERA from the coding sequence ATGAACGTGATCGAACTCCTGGAGCAACAACAGCTCAAGAAGGACGTTCCGGCTTTCCTGCCGGGCGATGTTGTCCGGGTGCACGTGAAGGTCGTTGAGGGTGGCCGCGAAAGGCTGCAGGCATTTGAGGGTACCGTAATCGGCAGATCGGGTTGCGGTGTTCGCGAGATGTTCACCGTTCGCCGGGTGTCGTACGGGGTAGGCGTGGAGCGCACGTTCCCGATTCATTCCCCGAGGATAGACAGGATAGAGCTCGTGCGCAGGGGCCGCGTCCGCCGCGCGAAGCTGTACTATCTCAGGGGACTGAGGGGAAAGGCCGCCAGGATCAAGGAAAGGGCGTAG